The sequence TTCACAGTGGCGTCACCTGTGTAGGTTATCAGGCTGTCGACCAGATAGCAGTAAATAACATTGGCATTCCAGGGCACGAAAAACTTATCATACATCGGCTCAAATCGGCTGGTTATGGGGGGTAAATCCTGGGTATGGGTATCGAGATAGTTTACAAAGCTATCAATAGCAGCCTGGGCATAGGTGTCAAAGGCGGTTGCATTGCCCGCATCTTGCAGTTCTTCTTTAACTTTATCGAGCCCGGTTGTAATAAACCAGCTTGTTACTGTAGCACCCCCGGAAAAACCGTAATAGTTCATTTTCTCATAAACGCTGGGGTCTCGCTCATTATTACCAATCCCGATGGTAGGGCTGCGAAAAGGGAAAAAATTTGATTTCATATTAGCATGCAGTAAGACTGTGGCAATAACCGAACATAATGCCACACCGATAAGCAATGCTTCTTTACGTACTTTCATTTTTCCTCCAGGGAGTTACAAGGGTTAAAAAAATGGAATTATTCAGGATGCTTCATGCCAACCTCCTTTCGTTGCATTAAAAAAGGTTGACAATCCCTGGGGTTACCACCCATAATAAAAAGACAATTCCCCAGTGGATTGTCGCTTTGGCTCATGCCGTGGCTGGTCTTGGCGGACAACGCGGCGTGAGCTTTTTGTATATATCCTGATAAAACTTATATTTTGCTTGATTGCACTGGCAAGCAATAGTTTTTATCAGTGGGCAATAGGTTGTCTATTTTGATTATAATCGATAATAGGGGTGATTGTCAAGCCTACGATCAAAAAGATGAGATATATTCGCGTTTTATTGAGAGAATAACTGTATTATATCCATAGAATAATATCTGCAAGGCGTTTATGGCTTTGCGCTCCATCCGCTGTTCGCAAATTTACTATAGCAATCAATCTTAGTTGTTCCGTTTTTCAAAAGTGCAAATCGCTTGGGTCGCCTTCTCGCTCCTGCACCCGCACCATCACTTTCAGCACGTCCGGCGGCTCGGTGTTGACCAGCTCGAACGCTTCGGCTGTATCGGCCAGTTCATACTCGGCCGAGAGCATCGCCCCGGTGTCGTAGCGCCCGGCGGCCATCGCGGCGATCACCCGCGGGAACTCGCCCTTGCTCACGCGGCTGGTGCGGATAACCGCCTCTTTCCAGACCAGGGTTTTCCAGTGCGCGCCGTAGGAGTGCGGCCCCTGGCCCAGCAGGGTGATCCGGCCGCCGTTGCGGATCATCTCCACCGCCTGGGCCACCGGCGCTTTGCCGCCGACCACCTCAAGCTCCGCCTCGCCCACCGCCTCGATCACCAGGTCGGCCCCATCGCCGCCGGTCCATTCCCGCACCGCTTCGACCGCATCCTCTTTTACGGAGTTGATCGTTAGATCCGCCCCCACTTTGTCCGCCAGGTCCAGCTTGTAGCCGCTGAGGTCGATAACGCAAACCTTATCGGCGGCGGTCAGCAGGATATTCTGCAGCACGGCCAGGCCTGCCCGCCCCGCGCCGATCACCACCACCCGGTCGCCGGGCTCCACGGCGGAGACCGTGGTGCTGTGCATGCCGATACTGTAGAGTTCCACCAGCGCGCCGTCGCAATAGTTGATCTCATCCGGCAGCCGGAAACACTGGCCCTCGTCGGCCACAGCCAGCCCGGCCAGGCCGCCGTCGAGATCGATTCCCCGCAGCCGCAGGCTGCGGCAGGCGTTGTACTGGCCCTTGTGGCAGGCCGGGCAGTTGTGGCAGGAGATAATCGGGTCGATACAGACCCGGTCGCCCACGGCCAGGCTCTCGACATCCGGACCGATCTTTGCCACCCGGCCGGCGAACTCGTGGCCCTGGGTGCGCGGGAAAGTAACCCGGCCCTCGAACTCGCCGCGGTAGGCGTGGATATCGCTGCCGCAGATTCCCACGTAGGCCGGCGCGATAAGCACCTGTCCCGGTCCCGGCGAGGGATCGGCCACCTCGCGGTACTCTATTTTCAACGCCGCTGTCGTCTGGGCTGCTTTCATCCCGGTCCGGTTCCCTGCATCGAATGTGATTTCCGGTTCAATTCGCCTGTTCCAAAATATCCAGCCGCGGGCGGGTGCGCAAGCCGGCCGGGTGTGTCCATCGGCAGGCAGCTCCCGTTTTGCCTTGCAATTTGAAAAAGTAGAGTGTAGAATTGGTCGAACTTTACACCGATTCATTATCTCGCCGGCGGCCGGCCGCCGGACAACCTCAGCGTATTCAGGACCAGGCGGATGGACAAGGCAAAAGCACAGAAGGTACTGGAAGACCTGCAGATAGTCACCCGGATTATCTATACGGGCCAGGTGCCGGATTTCAAACCCAGCGCCACGCTGATTGTCCGGAAAGTCAAACCATCGGACGACCGCCCGTTTATCCGCAAGGACGCCTCGGGCCATGCCCTGTACTACATTGTCGAGGGCCAGGCGGGGGTGGATATCGGCCAGCCCGAGCGGATAATCATCGAGGAGAAAAACACGGTCGGCGAAGTGAGCATGGTCAGCACCGTGCTCAATGCGCTGGACGAGACCGTGAATATCGAAAGCCGCAGCGCCGATGTCTACGCCGAGGAGGACCTCAAGTTGATCGTGTTCAACTACTCGGCTCTGGTTGAAATCCTCAAGGACCCCGACCCGGAACTGCGCGGCGTGCGGGTACAGGTGATGATCAGCCTGAACCGGATTATGTACCGGAAGCTGATGGGGGTTAACGACAATTTCGTGCAGATCCTGACAGGCTACGGTCTGGAGCAGGAAGCCGAGGAAACCGAATACCCCGTGCGGCTGCTTGATTCGTTGAACGCGTTCCTGAAAAAGATGCGCTCGATCCCCAAGCTGAATGTCGTGCCCCACGAATTGCGGGGGACTCTGGTCCGGGAGGGCGAGCCGAACTCGGAAATCATCTTCATGCAGGAAGGCAGGGTCAAAATCAGCAAGGAGGTCGAGGATGCGCTTACCGAGGAGAAAGTACGAATCGAACTGAGCATTATCGCCGGACCGGCCATCCTGGGCGAGTCCTCGTTGCTGAACCTCGGCTCGGTAAGCGTGACCCAGGTGGACGTTATCGACAAGGTGTTCGGTTACAGGATGGCCGTGCAGAGCCTGGTGCGCCACCTTCAGCGCTACCCGGACCTGTTCACCCAGTTTTTCCTGCTGTTGCTGGAGTTGAATTATTACCGTACCGTAAGCATGATGAAGAAAACATCGGCCCTGGGCTGAGACCGCCCCGTTCCCCGCTGGTTCCCCGCCGGCAGGTCCGATCCCGTGCCTGCTTGCCGCCACACGCTAATCCGCCGGTGATCCGATGAATCTGCCGCGATTGATCCGGTTTTACTCCGTATCGCTGACTTTGCTGGCCGCCGTCTGCGCCAGCCCGCCGGATTTCAACATTATCATAGTCACGCTCGATACGACCCGCGCCGACCGCCTGGGCTGCTATGGCTACGAGCGGGCACATACGCCGTCGCTGGACAGTCTCGCCGTCGACGGAGTCCTGTTCGAGAACGCGTTCACCACCTCGCCGATCACCCTGCCCGCCCACGCCAGCCTGTTCACCGGCCTGTACCCGCCGGTCCACGGGGTCCGCGACAACGGAATCTACCGCCTGGAGGATGAGGCTGTCACCCTGGCCGAGGTGCTGGGCGAGGCCGGGATGAATACGGGCGCGGCGATCGGGGCCTACGTGCTGAGCTCGCGGTTCGGACTGGCCCAGGGTTTTGACCATTACGATGAGCGCCTGAAAGGCCAACCCGGCGCGAAGGCGGCGTTCTACGTGGAGCGCTCGGCCGGTGAGGTTACCGATGCGGCTCTCGAATGGCTTAACGGTCTCGGACACCGGCGGCCGTTCTTTCTCTGGGTCCACTATTTCGATCCGCACTCGCCCTGCCGCCCGCCCGCACCGTACGACTCGCTCTGCCCGGGCCGTCCCTACGACGGCGAGGTCGCCTACATGGACAGCCAGCTCGGCCGTCTGCTGGACTGCCTGCGCGAAAGCGGCGAATACGAGCGAACCTTGATCGTGGCGGTGGGAGACCACGGCGAGGCCCTGGGCCAGCACGGCGAGCCGACCCACGGAATATTCATCTACGATCCCACTGTCCGGATTCCCCTGCTGGTCAAGTATCCCGGCGGTGAACTGGCCGGCAAGAGGGTCTCGGGGAACGTCAGTCTGGTCGACTTGTTTCCCACGGTACTGGAAGCCGCGGGACTCGAATGGCCCGGCTCGATCCAGGGCCGCAGCCTGTTGCATGATAACAGTCCGGGTGAGCGGGCGGTTTACCTGGAAACCCTGATGCCCGAGCAGACATTCGGCTGGCACAGGCTGGAGGGGCTGGTCCAGGGCAATATGAAGTACGTCGATGCACCGGTCCCCGAGCTGTACGACCTCACCGCCGACCCCGGCG comes from Candidatus Glassbacteria bacterium and encodes:
- a CDS encoding alcohol dehydrogenase catalytic domain-containing protein, translating into MARGVLADKRAVVRWFDFPDNQRGAGFEIRHLARIDNPGDYLQVFQYLLCFCLVHPPGPEYAEVVRRPAAGEIMNRCKVRPILHSTFSNCKAKRELPADGHTRPACAPARGWIFWNRRIEPEITFDAGNRTGMKAAQTTAALKIEYREVADPSPGPGQVLIAPAYVGICGSDIHAYRGEFEGRVTFPRTQGHEFAGRVAKIGPDVESLAVGDRVCIDPIISCHNCPACHKGQYNACRSLRLRGIDLDGGLAGLAVADEGQCFRLPDEINYCDGALVELYSIGMHSTTVSAVEPGDRVVVIGAGRAGLAVLQNILLTAADKVCVIDLSGYKLDLADKVGADLTINSVKEDAVEAVREWTGGDGADLVIEAVGEAELEVVGGKAPVAQAVEMIRNGGRITLLGQGPHSYGAHWKTLVWKEAVIRTSRVSKGEFPRVIAAMAAGRYDTGAMLSAEYELADTAEAFELVNTEPPDVLKVMVRVQEREGDPSDLHF